The region AGGCGCAAACAATCTGAAATGTCCATTTCATGTACAACAGAAGGGCTCTTGACAGAATACGAAATACCTTATCTGAAGAATCCCCCGTGCTTCTGAAAACAAATAGTCTACGTGCCTGTGAATCATTGCTCAGAGCTCCTTGGGGCCACTGAAATACAAAAGTATAAtttgaaagagaagaaaaggaaaaaaaagaagtctACTTAGAAAGTCACACGTGTCCGAAAGCTTCGCCAACTTTGCTGTTTTGCCTTAATGTCAAGGacttcaaaaaataaatttccgACATGCGCAGGAACGGTAAAGCGCTTAGGACGTTTCTTCGTTCTCAAAAGGAACAAATTAACAGTCAATTCTTAGAAGCAATCTACAACAGCCTCCCAAGTGGAAGTTTTACCACTACTTTTGATTGCTAAGATTGCGTTTTCAAAAGAGCCAACGTTTCCGGATTCGTTATGAACCCGCAATGTTTTAGTACCAGATTCGTTTTATGTTTACACGCAAAATATGAAAGCGGTATGACATGAAACATTATGAACCTTGAATCTAAAGTGGAAACACTTTATCCCAATACTTTGGATCCGAAACTATTCGTTCGTACGCGTGCGGATGGGTTATCACAAAAATTCGGATAGTACACGTTCGCCCACTATCCTTCTTGTTTGCGCCGGTTTGACCTTTGTTCTAAGAAGCCTCAAGTAGCACTGACACCGTATTAATCGATTTTGTGTAAACAGTTAAATCCAACAATCATGGTTATAATGGAAACATCTACGCCGAATCCGAATGTCCCAAATTTCATCAATCCGCAACTCTGAAAACTTTTATCCTACGGTAAACGTTGTCTAAGAAACCAGTTCGAATGACCACCgacagaaaattgaaaaggtGACGAATCCAGTGTTAGAAGGGAATAGTGAAAgactaacgctcaaaacgtaaGCTTTTCAATCTGTTTGAGAAGGTATTTCTCACCTTGAAATCAATCTCTGTGGCACCTGCGGACAAAATTGCCTTTTCTAAAAGAACATCAGGTACTCCCGAGCAAAGTGGATCCCCAGGGCCGCTCGCTAGAATGAAACCATAATCAAAGTGAGGTCAAAATGAGCTTGATTCAGTGCATGACTACATAGAAGTGGTGTGGGTACAATGAAGAGCTCAGCGATTAGATTAGAAGATTAACTCTGGCACTGAATCATGACATTTGTCCCATGCACTGAGAATTCAATAAGAACGGAACGCAAATTATCGAAGCCGTGTATAAATCATGCAAATAAAACGacaaaaaaaggagagaaaaacgGAAAGACGGAAGAACATAAACTTTTTAATGTCCAATGAAATAGTTTCTCgaatgtttttgcaaaatttctgCAACGGTGCTGAAAAAGCTACCAAACCTTGCATCTCACAGACTAAGGACTGTGGACTGTAAGACTTACAAACACCTCATATGTACAACACTTACCAGTTTGCCGAAGCAgtaacaaatttttaaaatcagcGAAACTTAGAACTGTCCtatgcaatttttctttcacaaattCCTCCAAAATTGAACGCGAGTCCGGAAAATATTCATTATCAGCTGATAAAGGTTCTTTTTTGACTTCCTGGTTGTGTTCATTATGTATGACCTCTTTACAATCAATCTCCATTGGCGAGTGTTCTTCATCTGCGTGTCCATCGTGCGGTAGAATGTCATTGTTCATCACTTTATTTGCTTTGGCTTTTGTCGACTTGGAGGCGGCTTTCTTGATATCTGATCCGCCGAAACTAACATCAGCTGAAAAAAGTGGGGACATAAATTCCAACTACTGGCGATTAGAAACAGCTGCTACATAACATGGACCCCATGCATTCCTCGAGCTTCATTCCCTCCTTGTCAAAAGTGAACGAGAACTATTTACTCTTACCAGCAAAGTGAATTGTGAATTCAAAATCTCTTTTATTACTTGATGGTCAGACATTTCGAGGAATCCTACAAACTAAAGCCCTCCGCGTCTACTAATGACAAATTATGGAGTTAAGAAAGAAaggccttgaaaaaaaaaatgaggatCACATAAAAAACGAACATCGCCTTGATGATGTTGCGACCACTTTAAACTTTAACTGGAAACGCGCGGAGGCTAAGggacaaaattcaaattatttttgctcGGGTGGTCAAGTCCTCTGCATGCCGACCTCAGTTTGGTAATTCCACGTCTATAGTGAGCTCAAAAGCAAGGGCAATGTTGACGATATCGTATTCGCCTTCTGAAAATATAGCTTTGCCTACTATAACTAACGGGCAGGCGCCGGTCACGTTGTCCGTTCAACCATGTTTTTGCTCGGACACGACCCGTTTTTGGCCGGTCATATTTTAACAGTCGTAACTCTTGCGATAGTACACCCAGATTGCAGAGTATTCCTtttataaatgaaaatttgaatccAAGTCGGTTTggcaataaaaattacaatttaatAGTTTTCTTACTCTTTGTTTTCCGCAATTTGCAACAAATGGTAGTATTCTCGGTGCAGGGAGATTATTCTTCGTGAGGGTGCTTTCCGatcattcaatcaatcaaacaatcaatcattttatttaagAGTCATCCATGGTATCAAGCCAAAGGTAAAACCCTCTACTAATTAGGAACACTTAAAATGAATAACAGGACATCATGACATGCGGAAATTTGCGACTACAGGGAATTTCTCATGCAACCACTAATTTGTTCTAGTTTTATattcgcttttttttctttcggaAACATAAATGTTGTCCCTCGTGATTATCAAACAGTTAAATTTCTCTGAACGAGTCAGTAAAGGTCCGGACAAGATCTCCGGTAATCCAAGGATTTGTCCCGTAAATACCCAATTCTGACCaaacattgtccgttgaccggtcGTCAGTTGCAGCCCTGCATGTAGATGGGGATGATTCTATCGGCGTTTCAGCCTAAAGATGAAGTGataatcttaaaaaaaaactctgttGAACTAACTTACCGCTATTAATCTTTTTGTTATCGACTCcttgtttttcctgctttGGTATATTCAATTGCTTTTGGAGACTGGTAGTAAAAGCAGacaaatataaacaaaaacaagataaatgagaaaaagtaCAGCATTATAACGTTATTTTTTCAGTCATGCACTGTTACTAAGCAGTCAATCATGCTTTCTCCTTATTTCCTTAATTCCCGCCAAATCCGAATTGCGGTTTGCCTCGGAATTAGAAGAGTCCTCGCGTGAAATGACACTGATTCatatgaaaatacaaaacacaTACTGAATATCGCACGACTGGGTCTCGGTCTGAAACACAGGCGAACAGAAACACGCTGATGCAACAAGTTTTCCTTAACAATGCTTCagatcttaaaaaaaatgatgttgtTTCATCAAATCATAGTGGACAAAAGGAAGACACTCAAATTGTTTCTTACACTTGATGCTTTGCTTCCCATAAGGCGAGCTGTTGTTTGTACACATCCGGGTGTctgacaagaaaacaaacaaattcttcaaaataccacgacaacaaaattaatctcGGCTTGATGCTCAAAAGTAACTTACTTCTGAATAAACTCCACATCATATGGAAGAACAAACTCCCATCCCATGGCAACTTTCATACGAGACATctgcaaaacaaattaaacaatgacATCACTAGTAAAGGTTTTTTCACATAACTCGCCCGTAACCCACTGATCAATGAAAGTAATACAGGTGTGGGTTTTCATTACTGTCTCGTGGAAACTCGGAATAACTAGGAGTGTACTTGGGATACTCAGCAACCACTTCAGTTGGGAGATTCGGGAGCTTGGGCTGGCATTAAACTAAAAATTATCTCTTCAGCCAAACCAAGATTTGATTCAATCGCTTGCATTTTTTGAGAAGCATCGTGAACTTCCTTACGATCAGACGGCGAGCTTGTTTGACCCGGTAGTGGTACTGTGTGACACAGCAGAGCCACCCACCCCTCTACGAtgttaagttttcttttacaacGCCATCACTCACTCTTCCCACAGTTTCATATGGATTATGAGAATGGCCCTTCGGTCTCATCCGACAAGATTTAAAAGGTCTAACCATTTCTCCTCAGTTGTTCTAAAACCTCGTGTTGTTCAGGTCGTTGCTTTAACATCAAGTTACAGCTTTTTTCGCGAAGAATATTCTTACAAACCTGATCCAGCATTTCTTTAATGTCCTCACTTGGTAACTAACAAAAGACGGAAGGTTTATATTTTCATCAAATTAGTTCTCACTTGAACTCAACAAAAAGGAGATAAGGctcaaataaattatgcaagcagggctcgaaataacggccggtcaacggacaatgtccggactgattgtggatttgaccggtcaaactttcgtcttgccggtcatgttgaccggtcaaaattcaatcgtattgaaaatgaaataaatttaaggttcctgctgttcagttgttatttatcaagtcgctgtgtattgcggaactttgatatgaaatcctggtgacatggtgacatgcaactagaaacgttgtttacaattcgcgcATCGAAACAGACATCGGGATTCGCCCACTTCCAAAAGTGATTAGTTAGATACTGATTCATTGATAATTATCTTTATGGTTCATTTTGTCCAACTGGTAGCCCCTTCCAATTATTACCATAAGATGTATAATTTCCGCCACACCCAAGTTAAAATGCCTAGTTACCAAGCTAGCTAATATTGCCATTTAACTTTTCTTACCTTGGTATGGGAAGTAATACGGATTACTGCCGGAGTTTTAGGATCAAGATCTCACACCAGAAATCATTATACATGCATGTGAACGCCCCAGACAAATTTAATGTGTACTGAATGATGATATTTAACATGTAAGTCTTACAGAGAGTGCAACGATAATACACttaagcttaattaagcttattttcatttcgccgttgtattttaattttattgtaaagcaCTTAAAAGTGCTATAAGCTCTTAGCAACGACTCTTGGGAAATAAATTCGTAACATTTTGGGTTTATGGGCCCCTAAAAGAGTAATTCatcatatacatttgaccggccagaaacgatacgtgaccgaacaaaaatgaatttggccggTCATCGTGACCGGAGACTATCCGAAAAATATTTCGAGCCCTGCCAAGCGTAGGGTAGCTCCAAGATATGATATCGTGAAAGGCTTCGTACACCAGAATTTCACAAACTTGGAACTATGTTGACCGCGTACCGGAAGTTAACAGAGTGGCATCTTAACATCACGctattttaagtttttgttttcttcgcACGATGTTGGTGAGGTATCTTGTACTCCAGGGCGTAATGTGGAGCCTCATATATCTCGACATTATGAGTATAAATGTCCCTCAAAGTTGGAAGCGCTACTAAACTGCAGCAAGAGACAGGTCTGAAAAATTCATGCCTGAACGGGACTTGAACCCTGATCTCTATggtgccggtgcagtgctccaccagttgagctaccaGGCCAACTGGAAGCTGGTCGTTAGGTCCATGATAAGTCCGTGGTGGATATGTGTATATGTGTAatgtaaatgaaattcatgtatttgaagcACTTTTGAGTATAGATGATCCTCGATCTTTCTGAGCGTTAGCGTTGGTCAGAgtaaggacagagaaaaaatcTGACTTGGGTGGAATTTTAATGTCCTCACTTCCAGAACAGATCACCGTTGCCTTagcgactgagctacaaggccTGACGGGAGCAGGACGTAGATAATGAAGATCTAATGTCGCAAAAAATGATCATGAAACGATTAAAGGGTTCAAATGAAAGGATTATTCTATCGATTTCCAGTGCCACACGGCTAACTTTATATCCTGTAAACTGGAAAGTTACTCTGAAGCAAAGACAGAAAACGAAGGATTCGATGTAGACGGCGTGCAGTACTTGCAACGTGCCATTTTTTTGTCCACATTGATGTTTTGAGGTGGTGTTCCTAAGGTgctttagcatcgacgacGGCTATGAGAACCCCAACGCCACagattaagaatttgattgctttaagaaaaaagaacgATAACGTTGAAGGAAAACAATCTTGCTGTATGTGCGGCACGCGCTTACGTAGAACAATTCTATGCCGTCCTTTAAACGAAAACCGCAAAATTACTACATTTgcacattaaatttttggcGACAACTCGAGAAGTCAGCTATAAAGCTTACCTTTGTAACTGATTTAATATCTTTTCTAACAACTACACGACTCTGGTTGAACCTCCACATCTACAGAAGGGAAAAAATAGACTCTAAATTATACAGTTCACAAAAACGATTTTCCAATGCGAGACACTAAAGGCCAGTAAATGTCACACTTACACACCCCACTGGGTATAAAACTGACCACCGTCGACTGACCTTGGAAAAGCAACTCTGCTTTATCATACGACAGTTTTGTCGCCGTCTAATCCGACGGAGTTGCCCTTACGGTGGAATAATTGAACATGATTACTGTATGTTAGAGAggatttcaaatgactgtcgaaaaaccaaaagcaaagcaattaCTGTATGTGTGTCTACTAATCACCCTTACTATcagcccgaaggctgaattacgaagggcgcagctcaacgggatcAATAAAGCAGTCGATATATCAGTAagtactccgaccaatcacagcaggagcaaacagcgcgatgaactaaacacaattcctagcaattacatgtaactcgctcaaagcgcgggaaaaatgacGTGTACATGGTGCGactggttttgcttctcattggacGAAAAtttggcgcgagtcttttaagccaacaCTAAGCGTAGcgatcgcaatcacgtaattactttcgacagtcatttgaaaactactctagCAACTTACTAAATAATCTCTTCCTCTGCACAGAATATCAGCAGCAATTCCACTGTTTGGACTAATACTTCCCTCTGGGTACAACAACTCGCTGAAAGATACAACAAACAGGGTCAATGCAGCAAGCCACATGCGAGCATCTTTCCCAAGAAGTGGATAATGCACCTTCGATAAAACATTCCCAAGTGAAGTAAACAGTGGTATCACCTCTTCACCACCCAGCATCCCTGCACAAGCACAGCATACTGCTGAACACATTTCAACACTGTTGCTTCTTTCGTTGCTGGAGAAAGCAGTCTACACAACTGAGAAAAGTTGATAACTTTTGCTGTCGAGATAGAAAAAACAATGCGTGATAAGTGCGGTTATTTTTACTCCAAAAAGAATACATTTGGGATGGAACCGTCAGAAAATCCAAACAGACAAGCTTATTAATCAAAGACTATGGATTGTCGGCCAAATAAGTGCTAACTACCCAGCCGTACCTTTGAGACCCGATAGACTTCGCAATTTCATTTACCATCAAGCAAATGTAACAGCATCTGTAGCATTCCTGCCAtaataggctgatttagcaacaggaggGGAAAGTCAGTTGACGACGGGAAGGCGCGTGGAATAGTGTAGATTCTGTTCTAATTTAACCATAATTGGGTATTTGTATAGCCAGCGGCATCGTCAAGTGATGTTACTGTTCCCTTGCGAAATCAGCCTATTATTTTGACAGGACAATAACAACAGCGCAATGAATCCCAGCTGTCTGCGGACAAACAGTGATAGAGCTTCCGAAGCGATGCTGTTTCACTCTGCCTCGTTGTgtgattcatttcattttatgaCACGAAGGTTACTAAAACATGTACTCAACTAAACTGACACAAAGGCGCCAAAAGTGGCTGTAAGGTGCAGGTAATTTTACTGGAAAATGCATGAGAGTACAACTCACCATTAATAAGAAGTGCTTTAACTTGGTCTGGTAAGTCCTTCGTTTTAAGTTGCGTCATTGACAAGACATTGTTTGGTA is a window of Acropora palmata chromosome 11, jaAcrPala1.3, whole genome shotgun sequence DNA encoding:
- the LOC141897504 gene encoding DNA-directed RNA polymerase III subunit RPC5-like isoform X3 → MLIVDRMDKQVLTSSLATEDASCYTVGLLRNGELHLTPLHGALQLRPSFEYLNKGEANAQLNASLTEEGDSQDEEDEAKAITVKFARPETEKAKAQRLSSFKYLEQKKAEEPWTNVQFFNLQDRAAETELDSLFCREMELYSPEFQVDARDYLKLLTPSDSKEESRKPDLPNNVLSMTQLKTKDLPDQVKALLINAKVINFSQLCRLLSPATKEATVLKCVQQYAVLVQGCWVVKSELLYPEGSISPNSGIAADILCRGRDYLMWRFNQSRVVVRKDIKSVTKLPSEDIKEMLDQMSRMKVAMGWEFVLPYDVEFIQKHPDVYKQQLALWEAKHQVLQKQLNIPKQEKQGVDNKKINSADVSFGGSDIKKAASKSTKAKANKVMNNDILPHDGHADEEHSPMEIDCKEVIHNEHNQEVKKEPLSADNEYFPDSRSILEEFVKEKLHRTVLSFADFKNLLLLRQTASGPGDPLCSGVPDVLLEKAILSAGATEIDFKWPQGALSNDSQARRLFVFRSTGDSSDKYRALLLDMFSKTSRVTRKDFNTRAAQLNLPEPSRKDWMTVQQDLLERYGNRHVHWFLRGTSAIVAVNL
- the LOC141897504 gene encoding DNA-directed RNA polymerase III subunit RPC5-like isoform X2 produces the protein MADDEEDDPVVAEVDVYLAQALAENLYLFQYPIRPADITYDNVPHIGARIKPQQQKVEIELSINTNSANYYIPRGEQIAHDVDGSAPPSSSRETFFTSDRMDKQVLTSSLATEDASCYTVGLLRNGELHLTPLHGALQLRPSFEYLNKGEANAQLNASLTEEGDSQDEEDEAKAITVKFARPETEKAKAQRLSSFKYLEQKKAEEPWTNVQFFNLQDRAAETELDSLFCREMELYSPEFQVDASRKPDLPNNVLSMTQLKTKDLPDQVKALLINAKVINFSQLCRLLSPATKEATVLKCVQQYAVLVQGCWVVKSELLYPEGSISPNSGIAADILCRGRDYLMWRFNQSRVVVRKDIKSVTKLPSEDIKEMLDQMSRMKVAMGWEFVLPYDVEFIQKHPDVYKQQLALWEAKHQVLQKQLNIPKQEKQGVDNKKINSADVSFGGSDIKKAASKSTKAKANKVMNNDILPHDGHADEEHSPMEIDCKEVIHNEHNQEVKKEPLSADNEYFPDSRSILEEFVKEKLHRTVLSFADFKNLLLLRQTASGPGDPLCSGVPDVLLEKAILSAGATEIDFKWPQGALSNDSQARRLFVFRSTGDSSDKYRALLLDMFSKTSRVTRKDFNTRAAQLNLPEPSRKDWMTVQQDLLERYGNRHVHWFLRGTSAIVAVNL
- the LOC141897504 gene encoding DNA-directed RNA polymerase III subunit RPC5-like isoform X1, with product MADDEEDDPVVAEVDVYLAQALAENLYLFQYPIRPADITYDNVPHIGARIKPQQQKVEIELSINTNSANYYIPRGEQIAHDVDGSAPPSSSRETFFTSDRMDKQVLTSSLATEDASCYTVGLLRNGELHLTPLHGALQLRPSFEYLNKGEANAQLNASLTEEGDSQDEEDEAKAITVKFARPETEKAKAQRLSSFKYLEQKKAEEPWTNVQFFNLQDRAAETELDSLFCREMELYSPEFQVDARDYLKLLTPSDSKEESRKPDLPNNVLSMTQLKTKDLPDQVKALLINAKVINFSQLCRLLSPATKEATVLKCVQQYAVLVQGCWVVKSELLYPEGSISPNSGIAADILCRGRDYLMWRFNQSRVVVRKDIKSVTKLPSEDIKEMLDQMSRMKVAMGWEFVLPYDVEFIQKHPDVYKQQLALWEAKHQVLQKQLNIPKQEKQGVDNKKINSADVSFGGSDIKKAASKSTKAKANKVMNNDILPHDGHADEEHSPMEIDCKEVIHNEHNQEVKKEPLSADNEYFPDSRSILEEFVKEKLHRTVLSFADFKNLLLLRQTASGPGDPLCSGVPDVLLEKAILSAGATEIDFKWPQGALSNDSQARRLFVFRSTGDSSDKYRALLLDMFSKTSRVTRKDFNTRAAQLNLPEPSRKDWMTVQQDLLERYGNRHVHWFLRGTSAIVAVNL